A segment of the Ipomoea triloba cultivar NCNSP0323 chromosome 1, ASM357664v1 genome:
CCTGAAGTTTAATACTGCTACTGCAATGGTGATCaagaattgtattggaattgggATTGGGATTGAACCCAGAAATCATCTGAGAAGACTTAGGGTTGTCGAATTCTACGAGGTTGTTTCTGTTTGAACTCAGAAAGCCACTGTTATTGTTGAAAACTTGGGCTTTTTCTGCATTCTCAACCTGGGAGAGTGGTTTGTGAGTGTTGGGATCAATTCCTTTCTGCCTCAGCTTTTTCTTGATGGAAGAATTCCATAGGTTCTTGATTTCGTTGTCGGTTCGTCCCGGTAATCGGGCTGCAATCTGAGACCACCTGCCCCGAGAAACATACTACCGTTTGAGAACAGATAACCGACaataggtaaaatgagacagaaagAATAGTaacatatcaaaaaaaaaaaagaaaaaaaaaagagtgattaatttaataacttgtTGCCTAGAAGTGCATGGAGTTCAATTATCAAATTCTCTTCTTCCTGTGAAAATGTCCCTCTTTTCAAATCTGGCCTCAGGTAATTTATCCACCTCAACCGACAGCTCTTCCCACACCTCTCAAGTcctaaataaatcaataaaacatCATTctttacaaagaaaaaaaaaacataggatTATGGGattattgaattgaagtttTTACCTGCCAATTTTGGGACAGAGCTCCAACAGCCATGGCCAAATTTCTCAATATGATTAATAAGCTTCTCATCTTCCTCAGGGGACCAAAGCCCTTTCCTCAGCTTCTGTTTGTAGCAGCAAGAATGCCTCCCCATGTGCCCTGAATACGCAATGCTAGCTATCTGgaaattttctcctttttctttttgttttgttctatGTGTTTGGTTAAGTTTGTAGCAGTTGTGTGCTTGTCAGCGCAAGAGAAGAGGACGATTCTCTGTTTGGGGAGGcaagaaattgaagatgatgatgtgaTAATAATTGGCTAAGGGTGGTGGGGTGGGAGCGTGGAGAAAATGAAAGGGGCTAGGAATTAGGAAACCATTgatagagagagagtgtgtgtgttgAGAGCTTTAAAAAGGTCATATATTTCATCCCAAGGATCAATTTCTGAATCATGACTAGGGGTGTCAATTCAGTTAGAAAATATTTGTATACCATTTCATATCTTTTAAAAAGGTCATATCTTTTAAACAATTtgtatataacttttttttttttttggaaaaccaTATATAACTTGATGGACAACTTAGCAAGGTAAAATTAATtcagtttaatttatttaatgagGGGGCAATATTGTCATCCCATGTTAAAATGAAAAGGACTTTCCCCCTTGTCGTTGTAACATGGAATGACAATATTGCCCCCTCATTAAACAGATTAAACTGAATTAAAAGATTGGTGACaattggccggcaatttggtcggattgactaaaattgataaaaagttGAATAGTTAGGgtactaaattgttagttttgaaagtcgtTGACTGCAATTGACAACACCCCGATAGTGATAGgactaaaaaatgaaattaactctaaaaaaatattagattaattaaatcattctatatatttaatttaaaattaattagatgacataatattatagttgttgtaatatatttttgaagttCGCATAATAAAATAGATATATGATGTAATATATAAGTTGATTTTAATATTCTAATGTGTTAATACAGGGTCCTTTGAGTATTTGGGTATTACCACTGAACTTATTTCGACTATAAAATGATTAGCAAACTTTCTTTGAGTATCAAAAAATGACCACATGTACTCTTCCGTTAGAAAAGAAGTTAAATTGGCGTTAAATTGAAAGATAAACAAGTTATTTCCTACATATCTTCATATATTTAACCCAAAGACATATATGCAAGAAGCAAATTAATTACAAAcctttaaaaaagaataagagaCAAATAGGTTATCAAACTATGCTCAAAGACTCAACTTCCCCTCCCCACCTTCGCCTCTGCCAGAGATTAAGAACATGGCTTCGTATCCCGTCGAAGACGAAGAAAGTTATTCCTCTTCAGATTGGAGATGAAGACCATTTCTTCGTCTCCAATTAGAGACAAAGAGATCTATTCGTCTCCAGACTTGAGACGATGAAACTTCTTTGTCTCTGGCCTGGAGACGAAAGCGGTAAGGGGTAGTTTTTTggtttgtattttatttaaaattattaaaataaatatagaagaattttttttttaataaagtaacCTCTATGTCAACAAATACCGAGTAAAAATGCATTTTAGATTCAATTGCATGACTTTGTGTTGTTTAGGAATCCAATTGCAATTTTTAAGCAGAATAGcataattgcaattcaatggcctatttgacccttatttcaaattattaaaataaatttaaaaaattaaatttttaaaaaggtaGACATCACGTCAACAAAGACCAGATAAACATATCATTTTAGGTTCAATTACAATTTTGCGTGgtatttgatggcctatttgacccttttgttTGCATGTTGTAATAGTTATAAAATTGACCACATGTCTTCTTTTTGCTAAAACTTTCAACCATTGATGAACCTTGATGGGTAGTTGAGAACAGTTGTCACTTTTTACAAGACAATCATGTTCTCATTTAtgaattcaataaattatatttacaaaaatgtttttgaaatatttttataaaaggTAGTCTATCTATCCATTTTACCTATTTTGTTTGTTATTCATTTGTCTAGgtaacattttttctttttaaattttcttataatttttaaatataattttaaaaatattttaaatgtagtttctaaatataaaaatgtatatgcTAACactaacttaaaattataaaaaattaaaatataaataacttTCAATATATCAaatctcgttaaccgaatcataCACAAAATAGTACAGAAGGGTATATTATTATAggtaaaataatatgtttataattaatataataatatttgtatactAGTGAATTCtttttaagtaataataataataataacaacaacaacaacaataaaaatggAGATCTAATATCGTAGTTAGAACTTAGAATGAATAAGAGTTAGGTATTAATGGGGATGTATATATGGTGTTATTTTTGTAAAGTAATAAGGATAGAAGTaacataaataatgaaatgtCAGAGTCTTATTTGAAATGCTATGAGAAGTAGTGTTTCAAAGTAAGTTATTTAAAATGCTATGAAAAATAAGCTCGACTATCCGTTATTGATATGCACAatccaaaaatataaatttgtatacaCACATGACTTCTATTGTATAAACTCGAATCCTGTTAGGCAGACAGGCAGTGACTGGTAAAGGTTCAAGTCTAGTACTCGATAGCCAGGGGAATTGTTGGGTGGATTCTGGTAAAGTCCctaagggccaagtccagcacccaacCTATCTCGAACAATGTGATGGTGGTCTATAAGTAAGGAAATAAGTTGCGTCTTTGCTACgaactataacttttggcatgagtggtaagtgcttgatcctaacaagtggtatcagagccaagtcATGGGCAATGTGATTGCAGTCTATCAGTAATGAAATAAGTTGTGTCTTCGCCACatgctatagcttttggcatgagttgtaagcgcttgatcctaacaaatcCTTATCACATGAATAATTTAACTAatgaataagggtcaaataggccactgagctacacatcaaaatacaattaggtcatcgaactaaaaaaacaatgcaattgagtccctgaactacacaaattcatgcaatttaatccaaaataacatgttttacCTGATGTGCcagttaccaattttaaaataattttaaataaaataattaattaaatttaaaattaaaaaaaaaaacacacacacacacacattttcgCCCAGAGACGATTCGTCTCCGGCTggcttcgtctccatggccaagAGACGAAGGAACCTTCGTCTCCCTAGCCATGGAGACAAATGTCTCTTTGTCTCCTTGGCCAGAGACGAAGGCCCTTCGTCTCCCTGGCCATGGAGACAAAGCCTCGTCTCCGGCCGgccgttaattttttatttttttctttttttttttttaaatttaaattttaattaattattatatttaaaattattttaaaatattatttttaagattGGTAACTAGTACATCCGATAAAACATGTCATTTTGGATTAAATTgcaatttgtgtagttcagggacccaattgcattgttttttaattCGATAACCTAATTACATTTTGGTGTATAATTTAGTGACCTATTTGACTCTTATCCTTTAATAACTAATAACGTCGTTTGGATACACTTGTCCACTCATCAACTCTTAATTATTTGTATGAGAATAATTAAGAAAGAAGAATGCATATTGAAATATTTGGAACATGAAGAGTATCTGCCATTTTTGTTGCAAATCCTCTGTATTCCACATTTCCACGTACCAACTCCCAAATCATTAATATCCACTAAgactttcaaattataaatttaaaaacgtTAAGGATATCAACGACGTGATGAATAGTGACTTTTTATTATTCATGTGATtcaatcttaattaattaattttatcgaTAAACAAATTATATTCTTCTTTACCAATAATTGTGTGTGAAACTAGATAAGAATAATCAAACAAgcaagcatatatatatttccatataCAAACACAACCGACAATGACAATAATGTAGCTGTCCTCATCTTATGAATTCAGAATATTGTACTTCTCAAACTTTAATACAGacaaaatttgattaattatattgcaGTCTTCTCCCCCGGTCTGTGTTTTTTATTCAATGTTCCCAAGAATAATTCCCTATCATTTCCTTATTAAAGAAAACTAATGCCaccttattattttagattaaagAATGTTATCAAAGTaccttaaatttaaaatttatataaatgacTCTTTCCACTCTGATTTATGAGGAAATAATACATTGTGTTCCTGATGGATCTCAACGCTGCATTATGACCCCCATCATGTGACTGTCGTAAATCAAGCATGTGTATTCACAGAGTTCTTTGGTTATCTGGTTGTCATGTTCTACATAAAACCAATTGATGATAAGTAGGCGgacattaattatttaaccGCATTACTCAATCGTAAGTTCACTGcgtcacgtctcgaatcgagcagtgATTGAACTCGGTCAACTTGGCCAACGCCCAACAGTTCATCAATTATACCATTAACGCTTTTGTCCCATAGTTGATTAAGGAATTAGTTTTTTTCATCTCTCAATCatttgtggtgtattttttctTAATGCAACATCTTCAAATCTTAGGGAGAAAAATAATTCAAGgacaaaagtaatttttttttttttataatttaaagataataagtatcatttttcttaatttaaataCTATATTAATCCACGTATGACGTACTCCCGAAGAGTATTTAGTTATCTGAtcttttggttattattttgaGTTTCATTGTTAAATTCAAACCTAATCATTAAATATAGGAAACTATCACAACAATGAAACCAGTGAATGAAAAaaattccattaaaaaaaaaaaaaggaaagaaagaaatgtGGGACTTTGCCTCTAAACTTACAATTTTTGCCTCTTATCAAAATGTGgagctaaaaaaaatataaactaagaTGTTCGATAAAATACCTTagataattaaaattactacaAAAGTAAAACTCGAATTGCTTAATAGGCTAATGACCGTAGCTCACTTAACACTCGTAAAAATGCCATCCAAAGGACCAATCAACACATCATTTCCATTCCCATTTTAGACTTCCCAAATGCATATAAGCAAAGAAAACGTGATCCAATTCCCTTCATTTCAATTGATTTCTTTGCTTGCTTGTCTACTTGATGATTTTTTCCATTCTTGttgaaccatgatccacaaaGTTCACAGTTATTTGGACTacaagtaaaaaaatatattatttgtgtacataaagtatattattttggatttatcaaataatgtacatccagtacacaaataatatatttttaatatattaaaaatatactttgtattatatttatgaaaagtacattatttgaatattaaaaatacattattttgtatactatcaaataatgtatattcaatatacaaataatgtacttttagtatattaagaATATATCTTCGTTAACAGAAATATTTTCCCTAGTGATTTAACCAATAATCATAGAAATGGAAACGTAAAATCACTACCTTGATTTCATTTTAGTCTTGCTGAAATTCATAATTAGGCATTAAAGCCTTATTTAAAAGTCATAATAGAGTttgcaaaagaagaagaaaaaaaaagaaaaaccataATAGATAAGGGAATAAAAATCGCAGGCCTGGGCCTATTTCATTCCCATCAGGCCAATGGGCCATCAGCTATATATCAAAATTAGACTTTAATTCGATCAGTCCATATAATACATGGGCTACAATAATGGTAGAATGATAATATTCTAAAATTCTTGAAACATTATGGTCCACAActatgtaaattataaataaaaaatatattatttttgtacataaagtatattattcgagtactgaaaatatattattttgtatactattaaataatgtacattcagtgtacaaatattttagtatattaaaaatgtatattatattaaaaaaattatttgaatattgaaagtatattattttatataatgtacatttaatacacaaataatgtatttttagtatattaaaattgtactttttttatgGTACACATAAAAATTTGCCAAATTTCTTTTTGGCCTATATGTTATCTACTTATCTCTAATGCACTTACAGGGCAATTTTAATTCGTGAAATATCTACAAATCCATCgagaatttgaatttgaattagaattGACATAGATCATAGTGATTGCACATTATTATACAGCATCTTCCCTTCCATACATCATAAGTCAACTTAATTCTAAACATTCATTTAATTGTGAGGGAAACTACAAGCCTCAGCGTATAAACACTTTAATTTGAGATCAAAATTGTTATCAAATTCTAAAATTCTATACAATAAAAATATGTTATCAAATTCTAAAATTCTATACAATAAAAATATGTTAACAATGAATCTAAATAGAGATATCACCTTAGAGTGTGTTTAGAAACCTTCCAATCATTTTCCAAGTATCCTGTGTTTGGCAGAGGTAgaaaattaaagtcaatgaaaaatataaaggtTTGGACAATGAAAAATATACATGTTTtcctgaaaaatgactttccctCTTTTttaggggaagtcattttttgccaaTTGCATTCGTTCCTTCTCGGTTGTGCAACTCGTCATCCAACAGCAAATCATCTGCAAGGCACAACCACCAGCCACTATCATCCAGTAGCCAATCAGCAAAAAGTGCAGCCCGACCTTGCCGGTCACTCCTTCCCGACTGTCGAAACAGCAAATCCGAGTGGTGGCGGCAGTTCCTGGTTGTTGTGTCGCTGGAGGAGAAGCGGTGGTGGAGGTGAGGAGTTGTGTCACTGGAGGTGATCGAGGAGCGGTGGAGCTTTGGCTGCTGTTTGCTATCGCCCCAGTTGTGAAGCTGAAGTTGTCGACGAGCCGGCGGTGGAGGTAGCGGCGGGATAGTGCAAACACAGTGAGGGCGAGATTTGTGATTGAGATTGAGGTTTGAAATTGAGAAATTGAGATTTAAGAAGATTGAGATTATGAAAATTGAGATTTGAGATTAGGGTTATTTTGATTTGCTattatacaattaaaatttataatctcattttctgaaaaataaacaaaacacacTAAAACAGTTTTctaaaatgcaaccaaacactgaaaatgaaaatattttctagaaaatgattcgttctctagaaatcattttcctgatttccaaacacacccttagttgaaTGCAACCACTCCTTGagaacttttgtttttttttgtttttttttttgttttttttgcatTGGAACCACTCCTTGAGAGCATTTCTccattctaaatatttttaagattttattactGTATCCTTTCTAAGACAATCTTAACAGTCATTGTGACCTATTTCGGAATATTTCTACTCCAATCACATAGGATGCCTCATCCATATccttattttcaaaattcttaGAAAAAAAGGCTTTGACATCATGTAACATGGCcctatataatattaaaatagcGAACTTACTCCTATCGACTTTCATGTAGATACAACGATTAACAAGGTTCCAGACTTTGTTATCATTCATTGACTTTAACTCATATAGTCATATTTCATGGCATTTAACCATTTTCCAGAACTGTGACTCTCAATAGCTTGTTTGAAAAGATTATATCTTTATAACTACTCAAAACACGTCCTTGTTCAGCATAATACACCACACAATCATTAACAATAGCAAGTCTTCAATCCTTTGTAGACTTTCATAATGTCATTTCCTCTTATGGTTCACTAATTTCTTGTTAAACCATGATTGGCTCAAGTTTATTTGTCGCAAAATCTTCATATCACTTTTGGGCATTATCATGTTGTTATGGTATGTTATAAGATGAAGATGGTAATGCAACAACAAAAACTGCATCTTGTGGAGAATTTCATTTAAAGGAATTTCTTCATGAATTTCTCAAATGTCCACTTTCTGTGGTTCCCCACTTCCATTAATGTGACCATTTTTAATGAATTgaacattttcaatttttactatTCTCATATTGTGATTAGGATAATAAGCATCTAGCCATTAGACTTTTCTAGATAGCCAATGAAAAAGTCACAAGTTTTCCTTGGGGTCAAGTTTATTCTTATGTGGATTGTACAACCTTACTTCCGCTTAGCAACCTAAGACATGAAGATGCCTTAAAATTGGTTTCTTTTTATTCCATAGTTCATATGGCGTCTTATCACTTATGAACTACATTACTAGGAACTTGATTTAGCTAATATGCTATGGTCCATAACGCATACATCCACACTGAAGAAGTTAATGTACAATTACTTATCATGTATCTAACCATATCTGTAATAGTACGATTTTGCATTTCTaccacaccattttgttgtggtgttCTACGCATTGCATACAACATATTGTGCATAAATGTTCCAAATTTTGAAGAACTTTGCAAAAGGACCTGGACATTGTCCCTTTTCATCAGACCTACCGTAGTATTTGCTATTCCTATCTCACCTCACAATTTTAACTTTTCTATCTAAACTGTCTTTCCACCTCATTAATGAACACTTCTAGATGAGCATTGAGATATATATAAGCATATCGTAAATAGTCATCTAAAAAGATGATGAAATATCTTATGCTACTCTAAGAATTAAGAAAGAACATTGAAATACCCACATATATCAGCGTGAAATATTTCAAACAGCCCACTACTCCTTGTGGCAGGCTTCTTGGTTGTGTGCTTAGTTTGTTTCCCCTTAATACAATCCACACACATCCCAGTCACTAAAATTCAAAGTAggaaggattttgtttttctcCAACCTTACTAACCTTTCTCTAAATATGTGACTTAGGTGTTTATGCCACAAATAAGCAAAAAAATATTGACGCTTTTTcctatttattttcatataaagtctagggtttatttgaccattttttgtatttatttttataaacatcACGGGAAGCACAATTATGTCTTTCATAATTAgagatatataaaataataaatgtgcgTACTCGTATTagcaatttaaacttttaattaaaataaaacatacggaatatatttaaattatgttattttcataaaaatcatGGGAATcactttcaaaattaaatatatataaaataataaatgtatactcttattattatcaatttaaactAAGGGGGTGGGGGGACATCATAGTCTTAGAAATCAATatcaatgtaataataatagtgtaATTGTAGGACCATCTAAACGAGATTCTCTGGTAAGACCAACTCCACATAGCCCAtgtaaaagaagaaaattggaTCAAAGATGGTTTAAAAGGTTCTTTAATTCCAATTCAAAAACCGACAACTTAGACAACTGTTATCCCCCACCCCCCATGCCACCCAAAacagaagaaaataaaatattaaaaaataaaattaggcaATTAACCATTTAAATGGTCCCCATAATAAAGCAAGTGACAAAAGTGACAACAATATCTcataatatttttatgtaaaggatttaataataattcagaattaaatttctttttgagTGCCACtttctaaataatattttgattttcttgCCTTTGTTTTTTCGTGGTTAGTTAAATGATTCCCACACCCACTGCTGACAGATCATCCATCATGTGCACATCAGTCCACCCTGTTTCTTCCTCCCTCTAAAGGCCGAGGCCAATTTCTATTGTTAGGTCGCTATTATGTTTATACcataatatataacattaattttattactcCCATCTTTTTACACTTT
Coding sequences within it:
- the LOC116028527 gene encoding transcription factor MYB61-like isoform X1 gives rise to the protein MGRHSCCYKQKLRKGLWSPEEDEKLINHIEKFGHGCWSSVPKLAGLERCGKSCRLRWINYLRPDLKRGTFSQEEENLIIELHALLGNKWSQIAARLPGRTDNEIKNLWNSSIKKKLRQKGIDPNTHKPLSQVENAEKAQVFNNNSGFLSSNRNNLVEFDNPKSSQMISGFNPNPNSNTILDHHCSSSIKLQGSPVFFNSSGFPWLVSGSEKSEKLTDPEDIKWSEYLLGNSIPSQPEPQFTVTEEGSFSTTASTWLQNQHPSLQAANLCTASKHFQRPSAASTQFS
- the LOC116028527 gene encoding transcription factor MYB61-like isoform X2 gives rise to the protein MGRHSCCYKQKLRKGLWSPEEDEKLINHIEKFGHGCWSSVPKLAGLERCGKSCRLRWINYLRPDLKRGTFSQEEENLIIELHALLGNKWSQIAARLPGRTDNEIKNLWNSSIKKKLRQKGIDPNTHKPLSQVENAEKAQVFNNNSGFLSSNRNNLVEFDNPKSSQMISGFNPNPNSNTILDHHCSSSIKLQGSPVFFNSSGFPWLVSGSEKSEKLTDPEDIKWSEYLLGNSIPSQPEPQFTVTEEGSFSTTASTWLQNQHPSLQAANLCTASGGQ